A single region of the Amphiura filiformis chromosome 7, Afil_fr2py, whole genome shotgun sequence genome encodes:
- the LOC140156991 gene encoding uncharacterized protein, which yields MLDMASSYLENAEADLSCPLCLELFVDPNTPKQLDCPHVYCQKCLTEMVKGGMRVITCPECRMQTRVPRKTAASKDGVSALRTSIRLRSLAENHLKHPGKLNAYEQSTTETGHTKSRVPNCPIHVDDKLYFYCVTCNVLVCQACGLLDHDRNTHEIKDVKAFYTEKRQHMKDKIHRAYNKADKIEHLVQHVLQLQRRVTESAVVTEQEIDQAITAAYSKVHENGEALKAQLREATREQLLRYENQTEELKREKQVLRNKVAEVESVMESATAYDYVTKYDQLKETLERIQLVGKSTKKVDPVPQVTTSHKFVSEQVGSLGKLVLVREMKQMQALGNAYNAKHIGGGKGVLAVCQSKDVHIYHKQATDKYKHELNLNVENACDVAVTGNGKYMVVTPTSVEVFSPKGKHEGTFYEYSEDVRAIDYIMGREIRTVMSSIAVLLDGRVIVGDEGTKTLVVLTHDGTKVKTINLGCVPHSLAAMKGSQVALCDQRMGKVCVLDVDIGGEVLVDIPDVRCVCYDEVSDCLMIGSGLETTGWGEMAIRVTNSKIEQYCVSPWKFITSFDTGSDIPIAMTSSDRNHLVVGFKSETSDFDVDYIKIYKCIG from the coding sequence ATGCTTGACATGGCATCATCATATTTGGAGAACGCTGAAGCAGATCTATCATGTCCACTGTGTTTGGAGTTGTTTGTGGACCCAAATACACCCAAACAGTTGGACTGTCCACATGTGTATTGTCAAAAGTGTCTAACAGAAATGGTGAAAGGAGGTATGCGTGTTATAACGTGTCCAGAATGTCGTATGCAAACTAGAGTTCCTCGTAAAACTGCGGCAAGCAAAGATGGTGTGTCAGCTTTGAGGACTAGTATTCGGTTGCGAAGCTTGGCAGAAAATCATCTCAAACATCCTGGAAAGCTAAACGCTTATGAACAATCTACAACAGAAACCGGACATACAAAAAGCAGAGTACCAAACTGCCCAATTCATGTGGATGACAAACTGTATTTCTACTGTGTCACATGCAATGTACTGGTGTGTCAGGCATGTGGGTTATTGGATCATGACAGAAATACTCATGAAATTAAAGATGTGAAAGCCTTCTACACTGAAAAACGTCAGCATATGAAAGACAAAATTCACAGAGCATATAATAAAGCAGacaaaattgaacatttagttcagCATGTGCTGCAACTTCAGAGGCGAGTTACAGAATCTGCAGTGGTAACTGAACAAGAAATTGATCAAGCTATCACGGCTGCATATTCCAAAGTGCATGAGAACGGGGAGGCCCTGAAAGCACAATTAAGAGAAGCGACTAGAGAGCAACTATTGAGATACGAAAATCAAACAGAAGAACTAAAGAGAGAAAAGCAAGTCTTGAGGAATAAAGTAGCCGAAGTTGAAAGTGTTATGGAAAGTGCAACCGCTTATGATTATGTGACCAAGTATGATCAACTTAAAGAAACGCTTGAGCGGATACAATTGGTTGGAAAGAGCACAAAAAAGGTAGACCCTGTACCTCAAGTTACAACCTCTCATAAGTTTGTTTCAGAGCAAGTTGGGAGTTTAGGAAAACTTGTGCTTGTAAGGGAAATGAAGCAGATGCAAGCCCTAGGAAATGCATATAATGCTAAACACATTGGTGGAGGCAAAGGGGTTTTAGCTGTTTGTCAGTCGAAGGATGTACATATTTATCATAAACAGGCAACAGATAAATATAAgcatgaattgaatttgaatgtggAAAATGCATGTGATGTAGCAGTGACTGGTAATGGAAAGTACATGGTTGTCACACCCACATCTGTTGAAGTGTTTAGCCCTAAAGGGAAGCATGAGGGCACCTTCTATGAATACAGCGAAGATGTCAGGGCCATAGATTATATCATGGGCAGGGAAATTCGCACTGTAATGTCATCTATTGCTGTACTACTTGATGGTAGAGTAATAGTAGGGGATGAAGGTACAAAGACTCTTGTTGTACTTACGCATGATGGAACAAAAGTGAAAACGATTAACCTGGGTTGTGTACCGCATAGCCTTGCTGCTATGAAAGGCTCACAGGTTGCATTGTGTGATCAGAGGATGGGTAAAGTGTGTGTGTTGGATGTGGATATAGGAGGAGAGGTCCTTGTTGATATACCAGATGTAAGATGTGTGTGTTATGATGAGGTGTCTGATTGCTTGATGATTGGGAGTGGACTGGAAACTACTGGTTGGGGAGAAATGGCAATAAGGGTTACAAATAGTAAGATAGAGCAATACTGTGTGAGTCCCTGGAAATTCATCACATCATTTGACACTGGTAGTGATATTCCAATAGCCATGACCTCTTCAGACAGAAATCACCTGGTTGTAGGATTCAAAAGCGAAACAAGTGATTTCGATGTAGATTACATTAAAATCTACAAGTGCATTGGTTAA
- the LOC140156992 gene encoding uncharacterized protein, producing MKRQIIQTRRIHRVCKYCGFNAGSASRFISHIRHHELRIKPYWYTNPHLKPKAGCSQLNGQKSGNDSNRKVPPKNRKRKQVPGKLPVKMKFHKSAKGKCTKLKCDFCDKSFKFLSRKKTHQMTHTGERLYPCSYCNKSYTTVTARREHEWTHTGYKPYKCSYCEKHFRAKCHRKVHERLHTGEKPLQCQFCDKKFRQPCGLITHERVHTGEKPFKCSYCDKTFARDEGKRQHELTHTGEKQFDCKFCQKSFLKLTTLKKHVLIHTNDKPFKCDVCNKTFRQRSGTLDAHKMTHTDVRPHKCSHCDQAFKLKAHMKRHELKHTGEKPYRCSFSECDRAFIRQDTLKAHELTHTGEKRFRCKYCNRAFALRSYVQAHEQTHTGEEKRHKCKYCCQSYPSLRSLKEHESTHTGVMLYTCQYCPKQFHFKSNCKQHERKHERDSLRIHHCKHCSKSFAYSDELQVHEKSHQCSFCAKIWPNMSLLKQHEKTHLTKTHKCQYCDMAFKFFEQKTRHEMIHTGEKPFKCSYCTKTFNRRDRFKSHEELHSSKRNYKCSYCEKIFTQSSGLKKHEILHTGEKQIMCNFCSKSFNSLKSKKCHERTHDKPIQDIATVQNSIVPRVQLMDMKSYTRDGNC from the coding sequence ATGAAGAGACAAATAATTCAAACCAGACGCATCCATAGAGTATGCAAATATTGTGGCTTCAACGCAGGAAGTGCATCTCGTTTTATATCTCATATACGCCATCATGAATTACGCATAAAACCATACTGGTATACCAATCCTCATCTTAAACCAAAGGCTGGATGTTCTCAACTGAATGGACAGAAAAGTGGCAACGACAGCAACCGAAAAGTACCACCAAAAAATCGCAAGCGTAAACAGGTACCTGGAAAGCTACCGGTCAAGATGAAATTCCATAAGAGTGCAAAAGGTAAATGCACAAAGCTTAAATGCGATTTCTGTGATAAATCATTCAAGTTTTTGAGTCGGAAAAAAACACATCAAATGACCCATACCGGTGAGAGACTTTATCCATGTAGCTACTGCAATAAATCATACACAACAGTCACAGCCAGGAGGGAACATGAATGGACTCATACTGGATATAAACCATACAAATGTAGCTATTGTGAGAAGCACTTTCGAGCAAAATGTCATAGAAAAGTTCACGAAAGActacatactggagagaaacctctGCAATGTCAGTTTTGTGATAAGAAGTTCAGGCAGCCATGTGGATTGATAACACATGAAAGGGTTCATACTGGTGAGAAACCATTTAAGTGTAGCTACTGCGACAAAACATTTGCACGGGACGAAGGGAAGAGACAACATGAACTAACCCACACTGGTGAAAAACagtttgactgcaaattttgtcAGAAATCTTTCCTGAAGTTGACCACATTAAAAAAGCACGTGTTAATCCACACAAATGACAAGCCATTCAAATGTGATGTGTGTAACAAGACCTTCAGGCAGCGATCGGGAACGCTCGATGCCCATAAAATGACACACACTGATGTACGCCCTCATAAATGCAGCCATTGCGATCAAGCTTTTAAACTGAAAGCTCATATGAAACGACATGAGTTAaaacacacaggagagaaaccataTCGTTGTTCTTTCAGTGAATGTGATCGGGCTTTTATTAGACAAGATACTCTGAAAGCACATGAACTGactcatactggagagaaacgaTTTCGTTGTAAATACTGTAACAGAGCTTTTGCTCTTCGGTCTTATGTGCAGGCTCATGAGCAGACGCACACGGGTGAAGAAAAGCGTCACAAATGCAAATATTGCTGCCAATCTTATCCGAGTTTGAGAAGCTTGAAAGAACATGAATCAACACACACAGGAGTAATGCTGTATACGTGTCAGTATTGCCCCAAACAGTTCCATTTCAAAAGTAACTGCAAGCAACACGAAAGGAAGCATGAACGGGATTCGTTACGGATTCATCATTGTAAACATTGCAGCAAATCATTTGCATATTCTGATGAATTACAAGTGCATGAAAAATCTCATCAATGCAGCTTCTGTGCCAAGATATGGCCGAATATGAGTCTTCTAAAGCAGCATGAAAAGACACATTTGACTAAGACTCACAAATGTCAGTATTGTGATATGGCTTTCAAGTTTTTTGAGCAGAAAACTCGCCATGAGATGATACACACAGGAGAAAAACCAttcaaatgtagctactgtacaAAGACATTTAACAGACGAGATAGATTCAAGTCCCATGAAGAACTTCACAGTAGCAAAAGAAATTATAAGTGTAGTTACTGCGAGAAAATATTTACGCAATCTAGTGGAttgaaaaaacatgaaattttacatacaggagaaaaacagATTATGTGTAATTTTTGCTCAAAGTCGTTTAATAGTTTGAAATCAAAGAAATGCCATGAGCGAACACATGATAAGCCTATACAAGACATTGCTACAGTACAAAATTCCATTGTGCCAAGAGTACAATTGATGGACATGAAAAGCTACACTAGGGATGGTAATTGTTGA